The proteins below come from a single Spirochaetia bacterium 38H-sp genomic window:
- a CDS encoding HEAT repeat domain-containing protein translates to MRLKGAFIAVIAFVFIVSPFAQETADNQSSGDVSTIEEYYLSQDIELRLIQDEAYSESEELKQLALRNLEKMADEGRLSDDGAAFTILQTLATETYSKEVKRNNRVVNNFPEIRRQACQLLGKIGGEKAKDILLDVVQKEKEPMVVAEAVYGLGKIGINDNEEVTNVLAFKLHQENLKTTPDNNLAFSTLLAIEKLAKTNNGISNPELVSAIGEIITRGNYIRPVKLKALSVLEEMRKAAATNK, encoded by the coding sequence ATGAGATTAAAAGGAGCGTTTATTGCTGTCATAGCTTTTGTATTTATAGTCTCACCGTTTGCCCAGGAAACCGCTGATAATCAATCATCGGGCGATGTGTCTACAATAGAAGAGTATTATCTCAGTCAGGATATAGAACTCAGGCTTATACAGGATGAAGCCTACTCAGAGAGTGAGGAACTCAAGCAGCTTGCACTCAGGAATTTGGAGAAGATGGCTGACGAGGGAAGACTTTCTGATGACGGAGCTGCCTTTACCATCCTCCAGACACTTGCAACAGAAACATATTCAAAAGAAGTAAAACGCAACAATAGAGTTGTAAACAACTTTCCTGAGATAAGACGACAGGCATGTCAGCTTCTTGGTAAGATAGGAGGCGAGAAAGCTAAGGATATACTTTTGGACGTTGTCCAAAAAGAAAAAGAGCCCATGGTCGTTGCCGAAGCTGTTTATGGCTTGGGTAAGATAGGTATTAACGATAATGAAGAAGTCACAAATGTACTTGCCTTTAAACTTCACCAGGAAAACCTTAAGACCACTCCGGACAACAACCTTGCTTTTTCCACGCTGCTTGCAATAGAAAAACTCGCAAAAACAAACAATGGTATTTCAAATCCTGAGCTTGTGAGTGCGATAGGAGAGATAATAACAAGAGGCAATTATATAAGGCCGGTAAAACTCAAGGCGCTGTCCGTTTTGGAAGAGATGAGAAAAGCAGCCGCTACAAACAAATAA
- a CDS encoding 3'-5' exonuclease, whose product MWFYVNIVIKTERKEMQFNWLESPVIAFDVETTGLYADKDRVVEIACVMFEDGREVDSLSSLINPGIPIPEVVSNIHGIYDDDVMDAPTMADFFDYFEDFVGNNVLVAHNAKFDLSFLRKEYARAGRDFPSLLILDTLSMSRKAFPGLPKYNLKALAYSCGIEQKYHHRALDDARTCGELFYKCIRQLAPSGELAIRGFSVG is encoded by the coding sequence ATGTGGTTTTATGTCAACATAGTTATAAAAACAGAAAGGAAAGAGATGCAGTTTAATTGGTTGGAATCACCTGTTATTGCTTTTGATGTTGAGACAACAGGTCTTTATGCTGACAAAGACAGGGTGGTAGAGATTGCCTGTGTAATGTTTGAGGATGGCCGTGAGGTGGATAGCCTGTCCAGTCTTATTAATCCCGGAATACCAATTCCAGAAGTTGTAAGCAATATCCATGGCATATATGATGATGATGTTATGGATGCTCCTACGATGGCGGATTTTTTTGATTATTTTGAGGATTTTGTAGGTAATAATGTTCTAGTTGCGCATAATGCAAAGTTTGATCTTTCTTTCTTGAGGAAAGAATATGCAAGGGCAGGGCGGGATTTCCCTTCTTTATTGATATTGGATACTCTGTCTATGTCAAGAAAAGCTTTTCCGGGTTTACCCAAATATAACCTCAAAGCTCTTGCTTACAGCTGCGGAATAGAACAAAAATATCATCACCGAGCATTGGATGATGCAAGAACATGCGGAGAACTTTTCTATAAGTGTATTAGACAACTTGCTCCTTCTGGAGAACTTGCCATAAGAGGATTTTCCGTAGGATAA